The Pseudoxanthomonas sp. SL93 genome segment AACTCGGGCCGGTTCACCAGGTCGCCGCGATAGCTGGGCAGGGTGACGCCGTCGCGGGTCTCCAGGTCGGCCGAACGCGGCTTGGCGTATTGCCCGGCGAACCGGCCCACGCGCACCACCGGAAGGCGCAGCCCATGCACCAGCACCAGGCTCATCTGCAACAGCACTTTCAGGCGGTTGGAGATCAGTCCCGACTCGCAGTCACTGAAGCTCTCGGCGCAGTCGCCACCCTGCAGCAGGAAGCGCTTGCCTTCCTGCGCTTCGGCCAGTTGCTTCTTCAGCGCGAAGATCTCCCACGAGGTGACCAGCGGCGGCAGCTGCCTCAGTTCGCCGACCGCCGCTTCCAGCGCTTCGGCATCGGGATAGGTGGGCAGCTGCACGGCCGGCCGCGCGCGCCAGCTGTCCGGCGCCCACTGGGCGGGCAACTGAACGGCACGAAGATTGCGGTCGGTGGGATTCATGGGGGGCTCCTTGCGGCCCACCATGGTGACAGAATGGTGCGCCGCGTCAATTCAACGGAAGGTGGAGGTTTTGCGGGCGCGGAAGCCGATCCACAGCGCCCAGGCCGCGAGCAGGACGAACCACACCAGGCTCCACATCGGCATGGTCAGGCCAAGGAAACTCCAGTCGATGGTGCTGCAGTCGCCTTTTGCGGACAGGACCTTCTGCACTACGCCGAGCCAGGTGTTGGTCTCGATCATGTAGTCCCATCCGGGGCCGCAGCTCGGCATCAGGGGTGGGTAAACCTGCACCCAGACATGACGGCCGGCAATGCCGATACCCACCGCCGCCGCGATGAACGCCAGCAGGCCGTAAAGGCGGCGCCCACCGGCGCGGCGTGGGCCATGCAGCGCACCCAGCAGGAACATCACGCCGGTCGCCGCGAACGCAAGCCGCTGGAAGATGCAGAACGGACAGGGCTCCAGCTTCTGCACGAACTGGACGAACAGCGCATAGGCCAGCAATGACAGGCAGACCACGAAACCGAGCACGCATTGCGCACGGAACGACCAGCGGAGAGGGTTCATCGGCACCGGATCACGAAGGCGGGGAATGACCGCATTATCCACATGCGCTGGCAACTGCGTCAGTCCCGCCGCGTGCAGGGCCGGAACGGCGTGTCCCATCCACCTGCCCGGGCTGGATCAGCCGCTGCCGTGGCGGCGCAAAAATAAAAACCCCGGCGATGGCCGGGGTTCCTGGTGTCCTGCAGCGTCGGCCCGGAATTACTCGGTCGCGGCTTCCGGACGGTCAACGAGTTCCACGTAGGCCATCGGCGCATTGTCGCCGGCGCGGAAACCGCACTTGAGGATGCGCAGGTAGCCACCCGGACGCGACTGGTAGCGCGGGCCGAGCGTGGTGAACAGCGTGCCGACGGCTTCCTTGTCGCGCAGGCGCGAGAAGGCGAGGCGGCGGTTGGCGACGCCGTCGATCTTGCCGAGGGTGATGAGCGGCTCCGCGACGCGGCGCAGTTCCTTGGCCTTCGGCAGGGTGGTCTTGATCAGGCCGTGCTTGATCAGCGAGGCAGCCATGTTGCGGAACATCGCTTCGCGATGGGCGCTGGTGCGGCTGAACTTGCGGCCGGCTTTCTGGTGGCGCATGGGTTGGATTCCTGAAGAATGGTGGGACGTTGGACTTCGTTGTCGCCATCCAGGCGCTGGAACAGTGGACTGCGGGTGGTCCGTACCGGCCGTCCTTGACCGGAAGCGCCGCGGACCTTCGGGTCCGTCGACAAGGGTGTTGCAGACAACTCCCGCGCGGGCGCGGGAGTTGCCGGTACTTCATCAGCCAAGCATGCCGTGCTGGGCGACGCCGGCCGGCGGCCAGTTCTCCAGCTTCATGCCGAGCGACAGGCCGCGCTGGGCGAGGACTTCCTTGATCTCGGTCAGCGACTTCTTGCCGAGGTTCGGGGTCTTCAGCAGCTCCACTTCGGTCTTCTGGATCAGATCGCCGATGTAGTAGATGCTCTCGGCCTTGAGGCAGTTGGCCGAACGCACGGTCAGTTCCAGGTCGTCGATCGGACGCAGCAGCACCGGATCCACGCCGCTGGCAGCCTGCTTCGGCGCGCCACGGTCGCGGTGGGTGAAGTCACCGAACACCGACAGCTGGTCGCTGAGGATGTCGGCAGCGGTGCGCACGGCTTCCTCGGCATCGATCGTGCCGTTGGTTTCGATGTCCAGGACCAGCTTGTCCAGGTCGGTACGCTGCTCGACGCGCGCGGCTTCCACCGCGTACGCGACGCGACGGACCGGCGAGAACGAGGCGTCCAGCACCAGGCGGCCGATCGCACGGGTTTCCTCGTCCGGACGACGACGGGCGGCGGCCGGCTGGTAGCCGAAACCGCGCTCGATCTTCAGGCGCATGTTCAGCGCCGTGTCCTTGGTCAGGTTGCAGATGACCAGTTCCGGGTTGAGGATCTCGACGTTGTGGTCCGTCTTGATGTCGCCGGCGGTCACCACGCCCGGGCCCTGCTTGGCCAGGCTCAGCGTGGAGGAATCACCGGTGTGGATGCGGATGGCCACATCCTTCAGGTTCAACAGCACTTCCAGCACGTCTTCCTGCATGCCTTCGATGGTGCTGTATTCGTGCAGCACGCCGTCGATCTCGACTTCGGTGATTGCGAAGCCGGGGATGGACGACAGCAGCACGCGGCGCAACGCATTGCCGAGCGTATGACCATAGCCACGCTCCAGCGGTTCGATGACCACCTTCGCGCGGTTGCCGGTCAGGCGCTCGATCTGCGGGCCGCGGGGGCGCAGCACTTGCTGAGTAATACCCGTCATGTTGCTTTGTCTCCTGCGATCCCCCGGCTTTCCCGGGGGTGCGTGAATGAATTACTTCGAGTACAACTCGACGATCAGCGCTTCGTTGATGTCGGCAGGCAGGTCCGAACGGACCGGAACAGACTTGAACACGCCGCTGAACTTCTTCGCGTCGACTTCGACCCACGACGGGCTCAGGTCGAGCTGCTCGGCGACGGTCAGGGATTCCTGCACGCGCAGCTGCTTCTGTGCGCGTTCGGACAGCTCGATCGCATCACCGGCCTTGACCTGGTAGGACGGCAGGTTGACGGACTTGCCGTTGACCAGCACGCCACGGTGCGAGACCAGCTGGCGGGCGGCCGGACGGGTCACCGCGAAACCCATGCGGTAGATGACGTTGTCCAGACGGGTTTCCAGCAACTGCAGCAGGTTCTCGCCGGTGTTGCCCTTCTTGGTCGAGGCCTTCTTGTAGTAATTGCGGAACTGGCGCTCCAGCAGGCCGTAGATACGCTTGACCTTCTGCTTTTCACGCAGCTGGGTGGCGTAATCGGACAGCTTGCCCTTGCGGGCAGTGGCGCCGTGCTGGCCGGGCTTCTGCTCCAGCTTGCACTTGGAGTCCAGCGCGCGGGCCGGGCTCTTGAGGGACAGGTCGGCGCCTTCGCGGCGCGCGAGCTTACAGGTGGGACCAATATAACGAGCCATTTCTCTTCAGCTCCTCAGACGCGACGCTTTTTGGGCGGACGGCAACCGTTGTGCGGGATCGGCGTGACGTCGATGATGTTGGTGATCTTGTAGCCAACATTGTTGAGCGAACGCACGGCCGACTCACGGCCCGGGCCGGGGCCCTTGATGCGGACTTCCAACGACTTCACACCGTAGTCCAGCGCAGCCCGGCCGGCCTTTTCGGCGGCGACCTGTGCAGCGAACGGGGTGGATTTACGCGAACCACGGAAACCCGCGCCGCCCGACGTGGCCCACGACAATGCGTTGCCCTGACGGTCGGTGATGGTGACGATGGTGTTGTTGAAAGAAGCGTGGACGTGGGCGACGCCGTCAGTGATGACGCGCTTGATCTTCTTCTTGACTTTGGCAGCAGCTGGCTTGGCCATGATGGGCGCCCCTTACTTCTTGATGGCTTTGCGCGGACCCTTGCGGGTGCGTGCATTGGTGCGGGTGCGCTGACCACGCAGCGGCAGGCCGCGACGGTGACGCAGGCCGCGGTAGCAGCCCAGGTCCATCAGACGCTTGATGGCGATGCCGACTTCACGGCGCAGGTCGCCTTCGACCACATACTTGCCGACTTCGGCACGCAGGCGCTCGACTTCGGGCTCCGACAGGTCGCGGATCTTGGTGTTCGAGGCCACGCCTGCGGCGTCGCAGACCTTCTTCGAACGGGTACGGCCGATGCCGTAAATGCTTTGCAAACCGACCCAGACATGCTTCTGGGCAGGCAGGTTGACACCTGCAATACGCGCCATGACGCGGTCTCCAACTGTAAGTATTGGCCCGTGAGCGGTCGTCCCGGGAAGGATTTTTCGCAGACGAGCGGAGTGAACTGGAAATTTTATCAAGATTCCGGGTTACAAGGAAGCCCACGCCGGCGGGAGCCAGAATGAACCCGGCATGGGGAGTGTGCCCATGCTCCGGCGCCGGAACCTGCCTGGGACCTGGCATCGGGTTGCCCCTTTGCCCTGCCCCGCCCGCGCTACTCTGGCGCAGGGACTGGCTGGCTCGCACCCCCGCCCGGAATCGATGCGGGGGCCGCCCATCTAAGTCAGTCCGGTCGAAGACCGGGCTGGTGCGGGAAAGCCCCGCAGTATACCTCAGCCGCGCGCGAGACCGCCGCGCGAGCCGCCTTTCAGGTTGGCCTTCTTCAGCAGGCTCTCGTACTGGTGGGACATCAGGTGCGCCTGGATCTGCGCAATGAAGTCCATCACCACCACCACCACGATCAGCAGCGAGGTGCCACCGAAGTAGAACGAGGTACCCAGCTGGGTGCGCATCACTTCGGGCAGCAGGCAGACTGCAACCAGGTACATCGAACCGATGGCCGTCAACCGGGTCAGCACGCCATCGACGTAGTCGGCGGTGGCCTTGCCGGGACGGATGCCGGGGATCAGCGCACCCGACTTCTTCAGGTTCTCCGCGGTTTCCTGCGAATTGAACACCAGCGCGGTATAGAAGAAGGCGAAACCGATGATCATCGCGGCGAACACGATCATGTGCAGCGGCTCACCCGGAGCCAGCGCATTGGAGATCCGCTGCAGCCAGGTGGTGGCGCCGCTGTTCTGGCCGGACCACATCGCCAGCGTGGCGGGGAACGCCAGGATGCTGGACGCGAAGATCGGCGGGATCACACCGGCCATGTTGAGCTTCAGCGGCAGGAACGATGTCTGGTTCATGTACGCGTTGCGACCGCCCTGGCGGCGCGCGTAGTTCACCGTGATGCGGCGCTGGCCGCGTTCGACGAAGACCACCAGGAAGGTGAAGCCCAGCACGACGATGGCGATCAGCAGCAGCGAGATGAAGCTCAGCGTGCCGTCGCGGAACGCACCGACCGTCTGGATGACCGCGCCCGGCAGGCCGGCCACGATGCCCGCGAAGATGATCAGCGAGACGCCGTTGCCGATGCCGCGCTCCGTCACCTGCTCGCCCAGCCACATCAGGAAGATGGTGCCTGCGGTCAGCGCGACCACGGCGGTCAGTACGAAGCCCATGCCCGGCGCATAGACGACCGGCATACCGCCCGGGGCGACCTGGTTCTGCAGCGCGGTGGCGATGCTGCCGCCCTGCACGACCGCCAGCAGCACGGCGCCGATGCGCGAGTACTGGGTGATCTTGCGACGGCCGGATTCGCCTTCCTTCTGCAACGCCTTCAGCGTCGGGAAGATATGCACGCCCAGCTGCATCACGATCGATGCCGAGATGTAGGGCATGACATTCAGCGCGAAGATGCTGAAACGGTGCAGGGCGCCGCCCGAGAACATGTTGAACATGTCCACGATGCCGCCACCCTGCGCCTGCATCATCGCCAGCATGGCATCGGGATTGACGCCCGGCACCGGGATGAAGCAACCGATCCGGTAGACGATCAACGCGCCCAGGACGAACAGCAGGCGCTGGCGAAGTTCAGTGAACTTCCCCGCACCTGCCAGTGCACCGGCGGCATTACCCTGCGCCATGCGTCCGTTACTCCTGCACGCTGCCGCCGGCAGCCTCGATGGCGGCCTTGGCACCCGCCGTCACGGCGACGCCCTTCAGCACGAACTTCTTGCTCAGTTCGCCCTTCTTGACGATCTTGGCGCGCTTGGCGGTGCTGGGCACCAGCTTGGCGGCACGCAGTGCGGCGAAATCGACCTCACCGGCTTCCAGCTTGTCCAGCTGGTAGGACAGCACTTCGGCGCAGTCCAGCTTCAGCTTGGAACGGAAACCGACCTTGGGCAGGCGCTTGATCAAAGGCATCTGGCCGCCTTCGAACTTCGCCTTGATCTTGCCCTTGCCCGAACGCGCGAACGAGCCCTTGTGGCCGCGGCCCGCGGTCTTGCCCAGGCCGGAACCGATACCACGACCAACGCGGGTGCGTTCGGTGCGGGCGCCGTCGGCGGGCTTCAATGTATTGAGACGCATCTGAATTACTCCTCGACCTTGACGAGGTAGTGAACCTTGTTGATCAGGCCGCGTACCTGCGGGCTGTCCTTCAGTTCACGCACATCGTTCAACTTGTTCAGGCCCAGTGCCTTCACCGACAGGCGGTGGATGGCCCGGGAACCACGCAGGCCGCGCACCAGGCGCACCTTGACGGTCTTGTTGGACTCGTTAGCCATTGAGGAGTTCCTCCACCTTCTTGCCGCGCTTGGCCGCGATGCGGGACGGCGACTGCATGTCGCTCAGGCCCTTCAGCGTGGCGCGGACCAGGTTGATCGGGTTGCGCGAACCGACGGCCTTGGCCAGCACGTTCTTCACGCCGACCGCTTCCAGCACGGCGCGCATGGCGCCGCCGGCGATCACGCCCGTACCTTCCGACGCCGGCTGCATGAACACGCGCGCCGCGCCGTGGCCGGCCTTCACCGGGTGCCACAACGTGCCGTTGTTCAGGTCCACGTTCAGCATGCCCTTGCGGGCGTATTCCATCGACTTCTGGATGGCGACCGGCACTTCGCGCGCCTTGCCGTAGCCGAAACCGATCTTGCCGTTGCCGTCGCCCACCACCGTCAGGGCGGTGAAGGTGAACTGGCGACCGCCCTTGACCGTCTTGCTGACGCGGTTGACCGCGACCAGCTTCTCGATCATGCCGTCATCGACTTTCTCTTCGCGGTTGCGGTCGCGATCACGACCCCGCGGTTGACGTTCTTCTGCCATTGCTTGAATTCCTTGGTTGATTGGGTATGTACGGCTTGGCCGCTTATGGTTGTGGTATGGAGCGGTGACGCAACGGTCGCTGCAGAAGAGCGACCGCGCCCGGCGCAGCCCGCGCCGACAGGTCAAGGCGTGGGGTTGCCCCCATGCCTTTCAAGGTTAGAACTGCAGGCCGCCTTCGCGGGCCGCGTCAGCCAGGGCCTTGATGCGGCCATGGTAGCGGTAGCCCGAACGGTCGAACGCGACCTTCTCGATGCCCGCGGCCTTGGCGCGCTCGGCGATCAGCTTGCCGACGCGTGCGGCGGCATCGCTGTTCTTGCCGTTCTTCAGGCCGTCCTTGACATCGGACTGCAGCGTGTTGGCCGACGCGATGACCTTGGCGCCATCGGCGGTGAACAGCTGGGCGTAGATGTGCTGGCCGGTACGCAGCACCGACAGGCGCGGCACGCCGAGTTCGCGGATGTGCGCGCGGGTGGACTTGGCGCGGCGCAGGCGGGCGGTGTTCTTGATGCTCATGATCTGGTTCCTCGAAGCCGAAAGCCCGGTTAGGCCTTCTTCGCTTCCTTGCGGATGATGATTTCGTCGGAGTACTTCACGCCCTTGCCCTTGTAGGGTTCCGGCGGACGGAAGCCGCGGATCTTGGCGGCAACTTCACCCACGCGCTGCTTGTCGGCGCCCTGCACCAGGATCTCGGTCTGGGTGGGGGTGGCGATGGTGATGCCTTCCGGGGTCTGGAAGAGCACCGGGTGGGAGAAGCCCAGCGACAGGCTGAGGTCCTTGCCCTGCATCGCGGCACGATAACCCACGCCGACCAGTTCGAGCTTGCGCTCGAAGCCTTCCGACACGCCCTTGACCATGTTGGCCAGGATCGCGCGGATGGTGCCGGTGATGGCATCGTCTGCCGGCGTGACCGGCGAGAGGTTGGCAACGCCGTTCTCGAGATTGACCTCGACGCCGGCGGGCTTGGCGATCGACAGGGTGCCCTTCGGGCCCTTGACGCTCAGGTTGTCCGACTGGACGTTCAGCTCAACGCCCTTGGGCAGGTTGATCGGCTTCTTGGCTACGCGGGACATACGGTTACTCCCTTAGGCCACAAAGCACAGGACTTCACCGCCGACGCCCTGCTGGCGCGCCTGCGCATCGGTCATGATGCCCTTGGAGGTGGAGATGATGGCGACGCCGAGGCCACCGAGGACCTTGGGCAGTTCAGCCTTGCCACGGTACTGGCGCAGGCCCGAACGGGACACGCGGCTCAGCTTCTCGATGACGGGCTTGCCTTCGAAGTACTTCAGGACGATTTCGAGCTCGGCCTTGTTGTTCTCGGTCTTCGTCACGCGGACGTCGCCGATGTAGCCTTCCGACTTCAGGACGTTGGCGATCGAAGCCTTGATCTTGGAGGACGGCATCTTCACCGTCGGCTTGCCCACAGCGGCGGCATTGCGAATGCGCACCAGCATGTCGGCGATGGGATCAGTCATGCTCATTAGAGTCTGCCTTATGAGTAGCACCGATATCCGCTTTCGCGAAAATCTTGTGTTGTCCCTGGAAACCCCCAGGCGGGTGGCGGTTGTACCCCGCCCTCCCCCGGCCTGGCCGTGGGAGCCGAACATTGTACAACAACAAGCCCGGCAAGTGCCGGACTTGTCTTTCCTGCCACGTGCTGCCCGGCGAGCCGGGCAACCGGGTGATTACCAGCTGGCCTTGCGCAGGCCGGGCACGTCGCCGTTCATGGTGGCCTTGCGCAGCATGTTGCGGCCCAGGCCGAACTTGCGGTACACGCCACGCGAACGACCGGACAGCTCGCAACGGTTGCGCTGGCGGCTGGGCGACGAGTCGCGCGGCAGCTTCTGCAGCTTGGTCACGGCTTCCAGCTTCTCTTCGTAGGAAGCAGTGGTGCTGGAAATGGTCTTCTTCAGTGCATCGCGCTTGGCGGCGTACTGCTTGGCCAGCTTTTCCCGCTTGATGTCGCGGTTGACCATCGAGGTCTTTGCCATGTCAGGTGTCCTAGCGAATCAGTTACGGAACGGGAACTTGAACGCTTCGAGCAGCGCCTTGGCTTCGGCGTCGTTCTTGGCGGTGGTGGTGATGGCGATATCCATGCCGCGGATCGCGTCGACGGCGTCGAAGTCGATTTCCGGGAAGATGATCTGTTCCTTCACGCCCATGTTGTAGTTGCCGCGACCGTCGAACGAACGGCCGGACACGCCACGGAAGTCGCGGACGCGCGGCAGCGAGATGCTGATCAGGCGATCCAGGAATTCGTACATCTTGGCGCGACGCAGGGTGACCTTGCAGCCGATCGGCCAGCCATCGCGGATCTTGAACGAAGCCACCGACACGCGGGACTTGGTCGTGATCGGCTTCTGGCCGGTGATCTTGGCCAGGTCGGCCACGGCGTTTTCCAGGATCTTCTTGTTGGTCGCCGCTTCACCCACACCCATGTTGATGGTGATCTTGGTGATCTTCGGCACTTCCATGGGATTGGTGTAGCCGAACTTCTTCATCAGAGCCGGCGCCACTTCTTCCTTGTAGATTTTTTCGAGACGGGTGGTCATAACCTCATTCCTCAGGCGTCGAGCGCCTCACCGCTGGAGCGGAAC includes the following:
- a CDS encoding disulfide bond formation protein B — its product is MNPLRWSFRAQCVLGFVVCLSLLAYALFVQFVQKLEPCPFCIFQRLAFAATGVMFLLGALHGPRRAGGRRLYGLLAFIAAAVGIGIAGRHVWVQVYPPLMPSCGPGWDYMIETNTWLGVVQKVLSAKGDCSTIDWSFLGLTMPMWSLVWFVLLAAWALWIGFRARKTSTFR
- the rplQ gene encoding 50S ribosomal protein L17 — encoded protein: MRHQKAGRKFSRTSAHREAMFRNMAASLIKHGLIKTTLPKAKELRRVAEPLITLGKIDGVANRRLAFSRLRDKEAVGTLFTTLGPRYQSRPGGYLRILKCGFRAGDNAPMAYVELVDRPEAATE
- the rpoA gene encoding DNA-directed RNA polymerase subunit alpha; the encoded protein is MTGITQQVLRPRGPQIERLTGNRAKVVIEPLERGYGHTLGNALRRVLLSSIPGFAITEVEIDGVLHEYSTIEGMQEDVLEVLLNLKDVAIRIHTGDSSTLSLAKQGPGVVTAGDIKTDHNVEILNPELVICNLTKDTALNMRLKIERGFGYQPAAARRRPDEETRAIGRLVLDASFSPVRRVAYAVEAARVEQRTDLDKLVLDIETNGTIDAEEAVRTAADILSDQLSVFGDFTHRDRGAPKQAASGVDPVLLRPIDDLELTVRSANCLKAESIYYIGDLIQKTEVELLKTPNLGKKSLTEIKEVLAQRGLSLGMKLENWPPAGVAQHGMLG
- the rpsD gene encoding 30S ribosomal protein S4; translation: MARYIGPTCKLARREGADLSLKSPARALDSKCKLEQKPGQHGATARKGKLSDYATQLREKQKVKRIYGLLERQFRNYYKKASTKKGNTGENLLQLLETRLDNVIYRMGFAVTRPAARQLVSHRGVLVNGKSVNLPSYQVKAGDAIELSERAQKQLRVQESLTVAEQLDLSPSWVEVDAKKFSGVFKSVPVRSDLPADINEALIVELYSK
- the rpsK gene encoding 30S ribosomal protein S11, producing MAKPAAAKVKKKIKRVITDGVAHVHASFNNTIVTITDRQGNALSWATSGGAGFRGSRKSTPFAAQVAAEKAGRAALDYGVKSLEVRIKGPGPGRESAVRSLNNVGYKITNIIDVTPIPHNGCRPPKKRRV
- the rpsM gene encoding 30S ribosomal protein S13: MARIAGVNLPAQKHVWVGLQSIYGIGRTRSKKVCDAAGVASNTKIRDLSEPEVERLRAEVGKYVVEGDLRREVGIAIKRLMDLGCYRGLRHRRGLPLRGQRTRTNARTRKGPRKAIKK
- the secY gene encoding preprotein translocase subunit SecY codes for the protein MAQGNAAGALAGAGKFTELRQRLLFVLGALIVYRIGCFIPVPGVNPDAMLAMMQAQGGGIVDMFNMFSGGALHRFSIFALNVMPYISASIVMQLGVHIFPTLKALQKEGESGRRKITQYSRIGAVLLAVVQGGSIATALQNQVAPGGMPVVYAPGMGFVLTAVVALTAGTIFLMWLGEQVTERGIGNGVSLIIFAGIVAGLPGAVIQTVGAFRDGTLSFISLLLIAIVVLGFTFLVVFVERGQRRITVNYARRQGGRNAYMNQTSFLPLKLNMAGVIPPIFASSILAFPATLAMWSGQNSGATTWLQRISNALAPGEPLHMIVFAAMIIGFAFFYTALVFNSQETAENLKKSGALIPGIRPGKATADYVDGVLTRLTAIGSMYLVAVCLLPEVMRTQLGTSFYFGGTSLLIVVVVVMDFIAQIQAHLMSHQYESLLKKANLKGGSRGGLARG
- the rplO gene encoding 50S ribosomal protein L15 yields the protein MQMRLNTLKPADGARTERTRVGRGIGSGLGKTAGRGHKGSFARSGKGKIKAKFEGGQMPLIKRLPKVGFRSKLKLDCAEVLSYQLDKLEAGEVDFAALRAAKLVPSTAKRAKIVKKGELSKKFVLKGVAVTAGAKAAIEAAGGSVQE
- the rpmD gene encoding 50S ribosomal protein L30; the encoded protein is MANESNKTVKVRLVRGLRGSRAIHRLSVKALGLNKLNDVRELKDSPQVRGLINKVHYLVKVEE
- the rpsE gene encoding 30S ribosomal protein S5 produces the protein MAEERQPRGRDRDRNREEKVDDGMIEKLVAVNRVSKTVKGGRQFTFTALTVVGDGNGKIGFGYGKAREVPVAIQKSMEYARKGMLNVDLNNGTLWHPVKAGHGAARVFMQPASEGTGVIAGGAMRAVLEAVGVKNVLAKAVGSRNPINLVRATLKGLSDMQSPSRIAAKRGKKVEELLNG
- the rplR gene encoding 50S ribosomal protein L18; translated protein: MSIKNTARLRRAKSTRAHIRELGVPRLSVLRTGQHIYAQLFTADGAKVIASANTLQSDVKDGLKNGKNSDAAARVGKLIAERAKAAGIEKVAFDRSGYRYHGRIKALADAAREGGLQF
- the rplF gene encoding 50S ribosomal protein L6, which codes for MSRVAKKPINLPKGVELNVQSDNLSVKGPKGTLSIAKPAGVEVNLENGVANLSPVTPADDAITGTIRAILANMVKGVSEGFERKLELVGVGYRAAMQGKDLSLSLGFSHPVLFQTPEGITIATPTQTEILVQGADKQRVGEVAAKIRGFRPPEPYKGKGVKYSDEIIIRKEAKKA
- the rpsH gene encoding 30S ribosomal protein S8; its protein translation is MSMTDPIADMLVRIRNAAAVGKPTVKMPSSKIKASIANVLKSEGYIGDVRVTKTENNKAELEIVLKYFEGKPVIEKLSRVSRSGLRQYRGKAELPKVLGGLGVAIISTSKGIMTDAQARQQGVGGEVLCFVA
- the rpsN gene encoding 30S ribosomal protein S14 gives rise to the protein MAKTSMVNRDIKREKLAKQYAAKRDALKKTISSTTASYEEKLEAVTKLQKLPRDSSPSRQRNRCELSGRSRGVYRKFGLGRNMLRKATMNGDVPGLRKASW
- the rplE gene encoding 50S ribosomal protein L5 — translated: MTTRLEKIYKEEVAPALMKKFGYTNPMEVPKITKITINMGVGEAATNKKILENAVADLAKITGQKPITTKSRVSVASFKIRDGWPIGCKVTLRRAKMYEFLDRLISISLPRVRDFRGVSGRSFDGRGNYNMGVKEQIIFPEIDFDAVDAIRGMDIAITTTAKNDAEAKALLEAFKFPFRN